Proteins from one Nymphalis io chromosome 23, ilAglIoxx1.1, whole genome shotgun sequence genomic window:
- the LOC126777669 gene encoding alpha-N-acetylgalactosaminidase-like isoform X2, translating into MVVRLFFLLCLQYFTIVHNLDNGLARKPPMGWMSWGYYMCGVHCKNSTQKCLEFYEDGYQEAGYEYIIIDDCWSQKKRDNLGRLVPDKERFPHGMKYIADYIHKRGLKFGMYTNIADVTCMGYPGSRGHFQTDAKMFAEWDVDYLKVDGCFVTEDYLKTAYIKLGMHLNATGRPMVYSCSWPYYIEFIHNKKPDYKGVAKNCNMWRNYHDVVASWSAVKSIIRHYQVSYEELYEHHGPGHWNDPDMLIFGTGSLTDSQRRVHIAVCSMLASPLLLSCDMNKITPYEKELLLNLDLLAIAQDPSGIMGRPYTLQPLITLWVKPHLPRKGDKYNSVSFALVNLDESEHSVSFAPGQYGLNSTDYTVLEVFTKNFTRNVTLKDTLSVKVPPEDVIMYTLFPL; encoded by the exons atggTTGTGCGATTATTTTTTCTCTTATGCCTCCAATATTTTACTATCGTTCACAACTTAGATAACGGATTAGCTCGAAAGCCTCCTATGGGATGGATGTCTTGGGGATACTATATGTGCGGTGTGCATTGTAAAAACAGTACACAGAAATGTCTCGA ATTCTACGAAGATGGTTATCAAGAGGCAGGTTATGAATATATCATAATAGATGATTGTTGGTCACAAAAGAAACGAGACAATCTTGGTCGTTTAGTGCCCGATAAAGAAAGGTTTCCACATGGAATGAAGTACATTGCTGattat atacATAAGCGTGGACTAAAATTCGGTATGTACACAAACATAGCCGATGTTACCTGTATGGGTTACCCAGGCTCGAGAGGGCACTTCCAAACTGATGCCAAGATGTTTGCAGAGTGGGATGTTGATTATTTGAAAGTGGATGGCTGTTTTGTTACCGAAGATTATCTCAAAACGG CGTATATAAAGCTGGGTATGCACTTAAATGCTACGGGTAGACCAATGGTGTATTCCTGTAGCTGGCCTTATTACATAGAGTTTATACACAATAAAAAG CCGGATTACAAAGGTGTTGCGAAAAATTGCAACATGTGGCGTAACTATCACGACGTTGTGGCGTCATGGTCTGCCGTCAAATCCATCATCAGACATTATCAAGTGTCATACGAGGAGTTATACGAACACCATGGTCCGGGACATTGGAATGATCCCGATATG CTAATTTTTGGCACGGGTTCTTTAACTGATAGCCAAAGACGGGTACATATAGCTGTGTGTTCAATGCTGGCGTCTCCCCTACTTCTCTCCTGTGACATGAATAAGATAACCCCATATGAAAAGGAACTCCTACTCAATTTGGACTTGTTAGCTATCGCTCAAGACCCTTCAGGGATTATGGGTAGACCTTATACC TTACAACCTTTAATAACTCTCTGGGTGAAACCGCACCTTCCTAGGAAAGGAGATAAATATAACTCTGTCTCCTTCGCTCTTGTCAATTTGGATGAAAGTGAGCATTCCGTCTCGTTCGCACCGGGACAATACGGGTTAAATTCAACGGATTACACAGTTTtg gaaGTATTTACGAAAAATTTTACAAGAAATGTCACATTGAAGGATACTCTATCAGTGAAAGTACCGCCTGAAG atGTCATAATGTACACACTGTTCCCGTTATAA
- the LOC126777669 gene encoding alpha-N-acetylgalactosaminidase-like isoform X1, giving the protein MVVRLFFLLCLQYFTIVHNLDNGLARKPPMGWMSWGYYMCGVHCKNSTQKCLDEKLILSVADRFYEDGYQEAGYEYIIIDDCWSQKKRDNLGRLVPDKERFPHGMKYIADYIHKRGLKFGMYTNIADVTCMGYPGSRGHFQTDAKMFAEWDVDYLKVDGCFVTEDYLKTAYIKLGMHLNATGRPMVYSCSWPYYIEFIHNKKPDYKGVAKNCNMWRNYHDVVASWSAVKSIIRHYQVSYEELYEHHGPGHWNDPDMLIFGTGSLTDSQRRVHIAVCSMLASPLLLSCDMNKITPYEKELLLNLDLLAIAQDPSGIMGRPYTLQPLITLWVKPHLPRKGDKYNSVSFALVNLDESEHSVSFAPGQYGLNSTDYTVLEVFTKNFTRNVTLKDTLSVKVPPEDVIMYTLFPL; this is encoded by the exons atggTTGTGCGATTATTTTTTCTCTTATGCCTCCAATATTTTACTATCGTTCACAACTTAGATAACGGATTAGCTCGAAAGCCTCCTATGGGATGGATGTCTTGGGGATACTATATGTGCGGTGTGCATTGTAAAAACAGTACACAGAAATGTCTCGA tgaAAAGTTAATTCTGTCTGTCGCTGATAGATTCTACGAAGATGGTTATCAAGAGGCAGGTTATGAATATATCATAATAGATGATTGTTGGTCACAAAAGAAACGAGACAATCTTGGTCGTTTAGTGCCCGATAAAGAAAGGTTTCCACATGGAATGAAGTACATTGCTGattat atacATAAGCGTGGACTAAAATTCGGTATGTACACAAACATAGCCGATGTTACCTGTATGGGTTACCCAGGCTCGAGAGGGCACTTCCAAACTGATGCCAAGATGTTTGCAGAGTGGGATGTTGATTATTTGAAAGTGGATGGCTGTTTTGTTACCGAAGATTATCTCAAAACGG CGTATATAAAGCTGGGTATGCACTTAAATGCTACGGGTAGACCAATGGTGTATTCCTGTAGCTGGCCTTATTACATAGAGTTTATACACAATAAAAAG CCGGATTACAAAGGTGTTGCGAAAAATTGCAACATGTGGCGTAACTATCACGACGTTGTGGCGTCATGGTCTGCCGTCAAATCCATCATCAGACATTATCAAGTGTCATACGAGGAGTTATACGAACACCATGGTCCGGGACATTGGAATGATCCCGATATG CTAATTTTTGGCACGGGTTCTTTAACTGATAGCCAAAGACGGGTACATATAGCTGTGTGTTCAATGCTGGCGTCTCCCCTACTTCTCTCCTGTGACATGAATAAGATAACCCCATATGAAAAGGAACTCCTACTCAATTTGGACTTGTTAGCTATCGCTCAAGACCCTTCAGGGATTATGGGTAGACCTTATACC TTACAACCTTTAATAACTCTCTGGGTGAAACCGCACCTTCCTAGGAAAGGAGATAAATATAACTCTGTCTCCTTCGCTCTTGTCAATTTGGATGAAAGTGAGCATTCCGTCTCGTTCGCACCGGGACAATACGGGTTAAATTCAACGGATTACACAGTTTtg gaaGTATTTACGAAAAATTTTACAAGAAATGTCACATTGAAGGATACTCTATCAGTGAAAGTACCGCCTGAAG atGTCATAATGTACACACTGTTCCCGTTATAA